Proteins encoded together in one Gemmatimonadota bacterium DH-78 window:
- a CDS encoding SNF2-related protein, with the protein MQRVSHRAQVGEVAAVHGPMHDEYWYSVRLQTGSTIKEPQSALTAFKAATDVQGLFTSGSFGGPADLARRTTYLKLEQPLENTLYSLGASRVEFYPHQYKPLLRFLDSEAQRLLIADEVGLGKTIEAGLILVELRARGQLRNVLVTCPAALVTKWQEEMWTRFDEEFRVYTAGEFHTALREAPERGGLQRFRGIISLPSLRQDRVREIVAAYPPDLDLLIVDEAHHIRNADTLTHEAVALVSAGVPAALFLTATPIHLGNRDLYNLLAVLDPGRFDDLTTFNDVLHYNAPIVEAERLARIRPLPTDEILKRLDAAEGGSGRRFFQNNYYLGEARRILEAPTAEAEKEAYRLERLIQRLNLLNDVVTRTRKRDVISDGAQRAPKVFPIDPTPEEEAFYEAVTGFVRDQHGGHGSSAATLAAITAQRQVASCMQAAKAHFLERARYALGAEASDLEQEWWDGRAAEDGEELPLNTAVIHAARALGDADTKFDTLLKVLAKLDEEEPGRKIIIFAYFKPTLAYLERRLTEQGYSTVRIDGSVRSHPNDPTKDERGRAIRQFKNDPDVRILLSSEVGSEGLDFQFCHILVNYDLPWNPMRVEQRIGRLDRLGQEADRILIMNLSTRGTIEHRILSRLYSRIGIFRRSLGDLEAILGDEIRELTRDLLSRHLTPAEEEERIERAARAVEARHLDLERLEQESERLVGRDMGFEQRLQRARRGGEIIDHDDLQRLFSEYLEAQHPDSRLEAAAFDGSWTLRLGSSLETALRKRVHRDPLVLRTLHRMDQRPAGSLRVTFNPQVAFSDSTLELLASHHPLMALAVDYYRQFPEQLHPVASMRVEASDELTAGHYLLLLHNLTIRSGRERHRLQPYLFDERFELLDRDTASIAFGKALRESEQASIPEWNAEDAAALLAQAEEECLKAVATEQQEMRARQSATVQTRLATLRTTYDRRRTDKRRRLRDAQETGADPRYLRLLEGTLRNMEAEHEARVAEIEMEADVSLSSELVAIALIEAS; encoded by the coding sequence GTGCAGCGGGTCAGTCACCGCGCGCAGGTCGGTGAGGTCGCCGCAGTGCACGGCCCGATGCACGACGAGTACTGGTACAGCGTCCGTCTCCAGACGGGATCCACGATCAAGGAGCCCCAAAGCGCTCTCACCGCCTTCAAGGCCGCCACCGACGTACAGGGACTCTTTACGAGCGGCAGCTTCGGTGGCCCCGCGGATCTCGCCCGGCGCACCACCTATCTGAAGCTCGAGCAGCCGCTCGAGAACACGCTCTACTCGCTTGGGGCGTCGAGGGTGGAGTTCTACCCTCACCAGTACAAGCCGCTACTCCGCTTCCTCGATTCGGAGGCCCAGCGCCTCCTGATCGCCGACGAGGTCGGGCTCGGCAAGACGATCGAGGCCGGGCTGATTCTCGTCGAGCTTCGAGCGCGCGGGCAGCTTCGAAACGTCCTGGTCACCTGCCCCGCCGCACTCGTCACGAAGTGGCAGGAGGAGATGTGGACGCGCTTCGACGAGGAGTTTCGTGTCTACACCGCGGGCGAGTTTCACACCGCCCTGCGAGAGGCGCCCGAGCGGGGAGGGCTGCAGCGCTTCCGAGGGATTATCTCCCTCCCGAGCCTTCGGCAGGACCGCGTGCGAGAGATCGTGGCGGCTTACCCTCCCGACCTCGACCTTCTGATCGTGGATGAGGCGCACCACATTCGGAATGCCGACACCCTCACGCACGAGGCGGTCGCGCTGGTCTCGGCCGGGGTGCCGGCTGCGCTCTTCCTTACGGCGACGCCGATCCATCTCGGCAATCGCGATCTGTACAACCTGCTCGCCGTGCTCGACCCCGGTCGCTTCGACGACCTGACGACCTTCAACGACGTGCTTCACTACAACGCGCCGATCGTCGAGGCGGAGCGATTGGCCCGAATCCGGCCCCTTCCCACCGATGAGATCCTCAAGCGGCTCGACGCGGCCGAAGGGGGGTCGGGCCGACGCTTCTTTCAGAACAACTACTATCTGGGCGAGGCCCGCCGCATTCTCGAGGCACCGACGGCCGAAGCGGAGAAAGAAGCGTATCGACTCGAGCGGCTCATCCAGCGCCTCAATCTGCTCAACGACGTCGTCACGCGCACGCGCAAGCGCGACGTCATCTCCGACGGGGCTCAGCGCGCACCCAAGGTTTTCCCGATCGATCCGACCCCCGAAGAAGAGGCGTTCTACGAGGCCGTCACCGGCTTCGTGCGTGATCAGCACGGGGGGCACGGGAGTTCGGCTGCCACGCTTGCCGCCATCACTGCTCAGAGGCAGGTGGCGTCGTGCATGCAGGCCGCGAAGGCTCACTTCCTCGAGCGAGCGCGGTACGCGCTGGGTGCCGAGGCGTCGGACCTCGAACAGGAGTGGTGGGATGGACGGGCCGCGGAGGATGGGGAAGAACTGCCGCTGAACACCGCCGTGATTCACGCGGCCCGAGCGCTCGGCGACGCCGACACCAAGTTCGACACTCTCCTCAAAGTGCTCGCGAAGCTCGACGAGGAGGAGCCGGGTCGGAAGATCATCATATTCGCCTACTTCAAACCCACCTTGGCCTACCTGGAGCGGCGACTGACGGAGCAGGGCTACTCCACCGTGCGAATCGACGGCAGCGTGCGGTCGCATCCCAACGACCCCACGAAAGACGAGCGCGGCCGCGCGATTCGACAGTTCAAGAACGACCCCGATGTGCGCATCCTGCTCAGCAGCGAGGTGGGCAGCGAGGGGCTCGACTTCCAGTTCTGCCACATCCTGGTCAACTACGACCTGCCCTGGAACCCAATGCGGGTCGAGCAGAGGATTGGGCGCCTCGATCGTCTCGGTCAGGAGGCGGATCGAATTCTGATCATGAACCTGTCGACGCGCGGTACGATCGAGCACCGTATTCTCAGCCGCCTGTACTCGCGGATTGGCATCTTCAGGCGTTCGCTCGGAGACCTCGAGGCCATCCTCGGCGACGAGATTCGCGAGCTGACGCGCGATCTCCTGTCGCGTCACCTCACTCCCGCAGAGGAAGAAGAGCGGATCGAGCGCGCGGCGCGTGCGGTAGAGGCCCGTCATCTCGATCTGGAGCGGCTCGAGCAGGAGTCGGAGCGGCTCGTAGGGCGCGACATGGGCTTCGAGCAGCGGCTCCAGCGGGCCCGACGGGGCGGCGAGATCATCGACCACGACGACCTCCAAAGGCTCTTCTCGGAGTATCTGGAGGCACAGCATCCGGACTCCCGACTGGAGGCTGCGGCCTTCGACGGGTCTTGGACTCTTCGACTGGGTTCATCGCTCGAGACGGCGCTGCGAAAGCGAGTCCATCGGGATCCGCTCGTGTTGCGGACCCTGCATCGAATGGACCAGCGCCCGGCTGGATCGCTTCGAGTGACCTTCAATCCGCAGGTCGCCTTCTCCGACTCGACACTCGAACTGCTGGCATCCCATCACCCCTTGATGGCGCTGGCAGTCGACTACTACCGGCAGTTCCCGGAGCAGCTCCATCCCGTGGCATCCATGCGAGTGGAAGCGTCCGACGAGCTGACCGCCGGCCACTACCTCCTGCTGCTCCACAACCTCACGATTCGATCGGGGCGCGAGCGCCACCGACTGCAACCGTATCTCTTCGATGAGAGGTTCGAACTGCTCGATCGGGACACCGCATCGATTGCGTTCGGGAAGGCCCTGCGGGAGTCCGAGCAGGCATCCATTCCGGAGTGGAACGCAGAAGACGCTGCTGCGCTTCTCGCCCAAGCGGAGGAGGAGTGTCTCAAGGCCGTGGCGACCGAGCAACAGGAGATGCGCGCCCGTCAGAGCGCGACGGTGCAGACTCGCCTGGCCACCCTCCGGACGACGTACGATCGCCGCCGCACCGACAAGCGACGACGACTCCGCGACGCTCAGGAGACCGGCGCGGACCCGCGCTATCTGCGACTGCTCGAAGGCACTCTGCGCAACATGGAGGCCGAGCACGAGGCCCGCGTGGCCGAGATCGAGATGGAGGCGGACGTGTCGCTCAGCTCGGAGCTCGTGGCCATCGCCCTGATCGAGGCGTCCTGA
- a CDS encoding HNH endonuclease — MRPLLEEFGPPRRSYHSEYPFWYLQNDGLWEVTGVSAARVREGKTSQPTKTELVRVGAEGGLTLPAWRLLKEDSGLVREVAETLLEVHFAETMHDDLLHAVGLERVEIVTRRRRDPRFRDAVLIAYGYRCAFCGFDARLQHAPVGIEAAHIRWHQARGPDVVPNGLSLCALHHKLFDRGALTLAASGHIAVSPLVNGGSATDRWVVDLDGGEAEVPRSSAHHPDPAFLAWHRREVFRAG; from the coding sequence GTGAGGCCACTGCTAGAGGAGTTCGGTCCGCCGCGAAGGAGCTACCACAGCGAGTATCCCTTCTGGTACCTGCAGAACGACGGGCTCTGGGAGGTGACCGGTGTGTCGGCTGCGCGCGTGCGAGAAGGGAAGACATCGCAGCCGACCAAGACCGAGCTCGTTCGAGTGGGCGCGGAAGGTGGGCTCACCCTGCCGGCGTGGCGGCTTCTCAAGGAGGACTCCGGATTGGTGCGAGAGGTGGCGGAGACGCTGTTGGAAGTCCACTTCGCGGAGACGATGCATGACGATCTGCTCCACGCCGTCGGACTGGAGCGCGTGGAGATCGTCACCCGACGTCGACGCGACCCCCGCTTCCGCGATGCCGTCTTGATCGCCTACGGGTACCGCTGTGCCTTCTGCGGCTTCGATGCGCGACTCCAGCACGCGCCCGTGGGTATCGAGGCCGCGCACATCCGGTGGCATCAGGCCAGGGGCCCGGACGTCGTGCCCAACGGGTTGTCGCTCTGCGCCCTGCATCACAAGCTCTTCGACCGGGGCGCGCTGACCCTCGCGGCGTCGGGGCACATCGCGGTATCTCCGCTCGTCAACGGCGGCTCTGCTACCGATCGCTGGGTCGTGGATCTGGACGGAGGAGAGGCTGAGGTGCCGCGATCCAGTGCCCACCACCCCGATCCGGCGTTCCTGGCGTGGCATCGCCGGGAGGTGTTCAGGGCGGGGTAG
- a CDS encoding DUF4268 domain-containing protein: MDLVVEDSEVQVGPFRADILCRDETTEGLVLVENQLERTNHMHLGQVLTYAAGLDAAAIIWIASEFAEPHREALTWLNHITGDEFHFFGIQVELWRIGDSPPAPRLNLIVKPNDWAKQVRGARSTSPDAARRADIHEAVWASLHESLTAVDVRLALPSPARGNTYRITLEHGRCNFGYSPTNRQLSAYILFRGDDPVALWKRVLARRAEIDRDLQPTTLEWSPAGERGFGYIKAVFPLDHHDQASLRTAWHWAHEMVRYFDELFRAEASRL, encoded by the coding sequence ATGGATCTCGTGGTCGAAGACTCCGAGGTACAGGTCGGGCCCTTCCGAGCCGACATACTCTGCCGCGACGAGACGACAGAGGGTCTGGTGCTGGTCGAGAACCAGCTCGAGCGCACGAACCACATGCACCTGGGTCAGGTGCTCACCTACGCTGCGGGCCTCGACGCCGCAGCCATCATCTGGATCGCGAGCGAGTTTGCGGAGCCGCACCGGGAGGCCCTGACGTGGCTGAATCACATCACTGGCGACGAGTTCCACTTCTTTGGCATTCAGGTCGAGCTTTGGCGGATCGGCGACTCCCCGCCGGCCCCGCGACTCAACCTCATCGTGAAACCCAACGACTGGGCGAAACAGGTGCGCGGTGCGCGAAGCACCTCGCCCGACGCGGCCAGAAGGGCCGACATCCATGAAGCGGTCTGGGCATCGCTTCACGAGTCGCTGACCGCAGTCGACGTGCGACTGGCTCTCCCCAGTCCGGCGCGGGGGAACACCTACCGCATCACCCTGGAGCACGGTCGCTGTAACTTCGGCTACTCACCCACCAACCGACAGCTTTCCGCATACATTCTGTTCCGGGGCGACGACCCGGTTGCGCTCTGGAAACGGGTCCTGGCTCGACGGGCCGAGATCGACCGAGATCTTCAGCCCACCACTCTTGAGTGGAGTCCCGCCGGTGAGCGAGGCTTCGGCTACATCAAGGCGGTCTTCCCCCTGGATCACCATGATCAGGCCAGTCTGCGCACTGCATGGCACTGGGCGCACGAGATGGTCCGGTACTTCGACGAGTTGTTTCGCGCGGAGGCCTCACGGCTCTGA
- a CDS encoding helicase-related protein, with the protein MIDSQIWDNSSGHSVARALEVLFTDAARASILVPELSLSAFSELETVLRVPNPVRLLLSGSHAVSAEGIRLLGDRGDRGWRNTLKAPAVAEAFGAWVRDQVEVRMNQRPARHSLYGSGGGSNPGVLHGSAALTRPDLGLAAPDGPVMNTLVDGSQAQALLEWFERIWSDPNNTVEARDELLAVVHEIGQNVSAHAFYGTALQAMFAESMEDLDEDEIMNPRTGIKDTLVWNKLYRFQRDGVLGVIDKIERYNGCILADSVGLGKTFEALAVIKYFELRNDRVLVIAPKRLRDNWTVYTVNDRRNLFAEDRFNYDVLNHTDLTRTSGMSGEINLKTLNWGNYDLVVIDESHNFRNSPPDRGTGMTRYGRLMRDVIQRGVKTKVLMLSATPVNSRMNDLKNQIAFITEGRDDALWSHGVPSIEQTLRRAQARFNAWLSLDLDDRTTESLLDELDKDYFRILDLLTIARSRRHIEKYYDLNEVGDFPERLPPKNPRPDIDLRGEFPSLQEINREIRLLNLAAYAPLKYVRADRVEEYGKKYDLQLGGSSVFRQIDREESLIHLMRINLLKRMESSIHSFSTTVERQLEKVRALLERLERHEGADVEELSIADIDIDDDSLAPYMTGNKIKVLIKDVDQVKWKEQLHEDEGRLVGLLRASKAITAERDAKLDHLKEFITTKARAPFNPGNQKALVFTAFADTADYLYAHVSEWAGQKLGLHAAVLTGTGSGNRSTLGIGRDQSTILSAFSPISKERDAGSDDPAAPQIDILIATDCISEGQNLQDCDCVINYDIHWNPVRIIQRFGRIDRLGSRNRAIQLVNYWPNMELEEYINLEARVSGRMVLLDISATGEENLIEDLGPRQMRDLEYRRRQLEQLQDSVIDLEDLSSGISITDMTFSPYRLDLLERLRAGESCVAPLGVRGAVQLDLEDDTEGGGAIFLLRHERPAQLGDPVPDEHYLVRVSEDGSVAIAHDQPRKALEFLKRLAIGRTQPDRNGWHHYARQTEGETDLSHYRELLAVAVDRIVGEHQQRGVETLFQAGGTALSQTDARGLDDFEVVAWLALS; encoded by the coding sequence GTGATCGATTCGCAGATCTGGGACAACTCCAGCGGGCACTCTGTCGCCCGTGCGCTGGAGGTGCTCTTCACGGACGCCGCCAGGGCCTCCATTCTCGTTCCAGAACTGTCTCTTTCCGCCTTCTCTGAGCTCGAGACGGTCCTTCGGGTCCCGAACCCCGTGCGATTGCTACTGAGCGGGTCGCATGCCGTCTCCGCCGAGGGGATCCGGTTGCTCGGCGACCGGGGGGATCGGGGATGGCGGAACACCCTCAAGGCACCGGCGGTTGCTGAGGCGTTCGGGGCGTGGGTGCGAGACCAGGTAGAGGTTCGAATGAACCAACGGCCTGCACGTCACTCGCTGTACGGGTCAGGTGGGGGTTCGAACCCCGGAGTGCTCCACGGGAGCGCGGCCCTGACGCGCCCAGACCTAGGGCTCGCGGCTCCCGATGGCCCCGTAATGAACACTCTTGTGGATGGTTCTCAAGCGCAGGCCCTCTTGGAGTGGTTCGAGCGCATTTGGTCGGACCCGAACAATACGGTCGAAGCGAGGGATGAACTCCTGGCCGTGGTGCACGAGATCGGCCAGAATGTCTCTGCCCATGCGTTCTACGGCACCGCCCTGCAGGCGATGTTCGCGGAGTCGATGGAGGATCTCGACGAAGACGAGATCATGAATCCCCGAACGGGGATCAAGGACACGCTCGTATGGAACAAGCTGTACCGCTTCCAACGCGACGGTGTCCTCGGGGTGATCGACAAGATCGAGCGCTACAACGGATGCATCCTCGCCGACAGCGTTGGCCTGGGGAAGACCTTCGAGGCCTTGGCCGTCATCAAGTACTTCGAACTCCGGAACGATCGCGTACTCGTCATCGCCCCGAAGCGACTGCGTGATAACTGGACCGTGTACACGGTCAACGATCGACGGAATCTCTTCGCCGAAGACCGATTCAACTACGATGTCCTCAACCACACGGACCTGACCCGCACTTCTGGGATGTCTGGAGAGATCAACCTCAAGACGCTGAACTGGGGGAACTACGACCTCGTCGTGATCGACGAGTCTCACAACTTCCGGAACTCACCCCCGGACCGGGGCACGGGGATGACGCGGTACGGTCGCCTCATGCGCGACGTGATCCAGCGCGGGGTGAAGACGAAGGTCCTGATGCTGTCCGCGACCCCGGTGAACAGCAGGATGAACGACCTGAAGAACCAGATCGCCTTCATCACGGAAGGTCGTGACGACGCGCTCTGGTCTCATGGTGTGCCGAGCATTGAGCAGACGCTGCGCCGGGCTCAGGCAAGGTTCAACGCCTGGCTGAGTTTGGACCTCGACGATCGCACAACCGAGAGCCTCCTGGACGAGTTGGACAAGGACTACTTCCGGATCCTCGATCTGCTGACCATCGCTCGATCCCGGCGGCATATCGAGAAGTACTACGACCTGAACGAGGTGGGGGACTTCCCGGAGCGCCTGCCGCCGAAGAATCCTAGGCCCGACATCGATCTGCGCGGCGAGTTCCCATCGTTGCAGGAGATCAACCGCGAGATCCGCCTCCTGAACCTCGCTGCCTACGCTCCCCTAAAATACGTGCGGGCGGATCGCGTCGAAGAGTACGGGAAGAAGTATGACCTTCAGCTGGGCGGGTCGTCGGTCTTCCGGCAGATCGATCGGGAGGAGAGCCTGATCCACCTGATGCGGATCAACCTGCTGAAACGGATGGAGAGCTCGATCCACTCGTTCTCAACCACGGTCGAGCGTCAGCTCGAGAAGGTGCGCGCCCTCCTGGAGCGCCTCGAACGCCACGAAGGCGCCGACGTCGAAGAGCTGTCGATCGCGGACATCGACATCGACGACGACTCCTTGGCCCCCTACATGACGGGAAACAAGATCAAGGTCCTGATCAAGGACGTGGATCAGGTGAAGTGGAAGGAACAGCTGCATGAGGATGAAGGCCGACTCGTCGGACTGCTTCGCGCGTCGAAGGCGATCACGGCGGAACGCGACGCGAAGCTCGATCACCTCAAGGAGTTCATCACGACGAAGGCCCGAGCCCCCTTCAACCCGGGGAACCAGAAGGCCCTCGTCTTCACCGCCTTCGCGGACACGGCCGACTATCTCTATGCCCACGTCTCGGAGTGGGCGGGCCAGAAGCTCGGACTCCACGCCGCCGTTCTCACCGGGACCGGTTCGGGGAATCGCTCTACACTCGGCATTGGCCGTGACCAGTCCACGATCCTGTCGGCCTTCTCGCCAATTTCGAAGGAACGGGATGCCGGATCGGATGATCCTGCCGCACCACAGATCGACATCCTGATCGCCACGGACTGTATCTCGGAGGGGCAGAACCTTCAGGACTGCGACTGCGTCATCAATTATGATATCCACTGGAACCCCGTCCGCATTATCCAACGGTTCGGACGGATCGATCGCCTCGGGTCGCGAAATCGCGCGATCCAGCTGGTGAACTACTGGCCGAACATGGAGCTCGAGGAATACATCAACCTCGAGGCCCGCGTCTCGGGCCGGATGGTACTCCTCGACATCTCCGCGACCGGAGAGGAGAACCTCATCGAGGACCTGGGTCCGCGTCAGATGCGAGACCTGGAGTACCGCCGCCGGCAGCTTGAACAGCTCCAAGACAGCGTGATCGACCTGGAGGATCTGTCTTCCGGAATCTCGATCACCGACATGACCTTCAGCCCGTACCGGCTCGACCTCCTCGAACGTCTGCGAGCCGGAGAGTCCTGCGTTGCTCCGCTCGGTGTTCGCGGCGCCGTTCAGCTGGACCTGGAGGACGACACCGAGGGCGGTGGCGCGATCTTCTTGCTCCGTCATGAGCGACCCGCTCAGCTGGGAGATCCGGTCCCCGACGAGCACTACCTGGTTCGAGTGAGCGAGGACGGCTCCGTAGCGATCGCCCACGATCAGCCACGGAAGGCCCTGGAGTTCCTGAAGCGCCTCGCCATCGGTCGGACGCAGCCGGACCGGAACGGCTGGCACCACTATGCGAGACAGACCGAAGGAGAGACCGATCTGAGCCACTACCGTGAACTTCTCGCGGTAGCTGTGGACCGGATCGTCGGTGAGCACCAACAGCGTGGCGTCGAGACCCTCTTCCAAGCCGGGGGGACCGCCCTGTCTCAGACCGATGCACGCGGTCTGGATGACTTCGAAGTAGTTGCGTGGCTGGCTCTCTCGTAA
- a CDS encoding DUF4391 domain-containing protein, with product MAGSLVMAGIAEWQRALGVPAEARVDRRVYKKLLLEGAKLTPADRKAIQEDVARIEWCASIKPQHGFRAGKLGLLDVPEVQLLHCELRDRSRVERVATIVHRRIPYPVLVLLSADESVALSAAEKRMSEAERGAVVVERVLVSRWTKEERPGMLERIAEAVAAGGRAASLDELYSRWMGALVDAEIDAKAGAEPRSELAPAEKLRLRDQIVTLERQIASASSRLKSERHFNRKVEIGAEIKRLKAELDDTWTQLTT from the coding sequence GTGGCTGGCTCTCTCGTAATGGCGGGTATCGCGGAGTGGCAGCGGGCGCTTGGCGTTCCCGCCGAGGCACGGGTCGATCGGCGGGTCTACAAGAAGCTTCTCCTCGAGGGTGCGAAGCTGACACCGGCCGACCGTAAGGCCATTCAGGAAGACGTCGCCCGGATCGAGTGGTGCGCTAGCATCAAGCCACAGCATGGATTCCGGGCAGGGAAGCTCGGCTTGTTGGACGTGCCCGAGGTGCAGCTGCTGCACTGCGAACTGCGAGATCGAAGTCGAGTTGAACGCGTCGCGACGATCGTACACCGACGCATTCCGTATCCCGTTCTCGTTTTGCTCAGTGCTGACGAGTCGGTAGCGCTCTCCGCCGCGGAGAAGCGGATGTCCGAGGCGGAGCGTGGGGCTGTGGTCGTCGAGCGGGTGTTGGTTTCGAGGTGGACGAAGGAGGAGCGGCCCGGCATGCTCGAACGTATCGCCGAGGCGGTCGCGGCAGGAGGGCGTGCGGCATCGCTCGACGAACTCTACTCGCGCTGGATGGGCGCGTTGGTCGACGCGGAGATTGATGCGAAGGCGGGGGCCGAACCACGCTCAGAGCTGGCTCCGGCGGAGAAGCTTAGGCTTCGGGATCAGATTGTCACACTTGAACGACAGATCGCATCGGCATCGAGTCGCCTGAAGTCGGAGCGACACTTCAACCGAAAGGTTGAGATCGGTGCGGAAATCAAACGGCTCAAGGCCGAACTGGACGACACATGGACACAACTGACGACATGA